One window of Candidatus Mycobacterium wuenschmannii genomic DNA carries:
- a CDS encoding AurF N-oxygenase family protein: MLARWRRNMDVTDDPEYCAALTTLSEASVRRHFNPYTDIDWDSPEYRVRKDDARWVLPASDPLGGHAWYQAQPLDKQIEIGLWHQANTAKVSLQLESILIRGLMHYTFWVPNGSPEYRYCVHESIEECNHAMMFQELVNRIGVNAPGMPWYLRWISPVVPLYAGPLPGTFFFGVLAGELPIHHMQKGMLREDWAPHPIMEKVMAIHVAEEARHISFADQFLAKRVPRMVRRSRFTLSLYVPIVMRVLCQAIVVPSRRFFWKFDIPRSVRKDVFFDAPESRQALRDMYGDVRMLCEDVGLMNPVSQFVWRMCKIDGEPSRYRGEPQRGNVSSPAAAA; encoded by the coding sequence ATGCTCGCGCGGTGGCGGCGCAACATGGACGTCACCGATGACCCCGAATACTGCGCGGCGCTGACGACGCTGTCCGAGGCGTCGGTCCGTCGTCATTTCAATCCCTACACCGACATCGACTGGGACTCGCCGGAATACCGCGTCCGTAAAGACGATGCGCGCTGGGTGCTGCCCGCGAGCGACCCGCTGGGCGGCCATGCCTGGTACCAGGCTCAGCCGCTGGACAAGCAGATCGAGATCGGCCTCTGGCACCAAGCCAACACCGCCAAGGTCTCTCTGCAATTGGAGAGCATCCTCATCCGCGGCCTCATGCACTACACCTTCTGGGTGCCGAACGGCTCCCCCGAATACCGCTACTGCGTGCACGAATCCATCGAAGAGTGCAACCACGCGATGATGTTCCAGGAGCTGGTGAACCGGATCGGCGTCAACGCGCCGGGCATGCCGTGGTACCTACGCTGGATCTCGCCGGTGGTTCCGCTGTACGCCGGGCCGCTGCCGGGCACTTTCTTCTTCGGGGTGCTGGCCGGCGAGCTGCCGATCCACCACATGCAGAAGGGCATGCTGCGGGAAGACTGGGCGCCGCACCCGATCATGGAGAAGGTGATGGCGATCCACGTCGCCGAGGAGGCGCGACACATCTCCTTCGCCGATCAGTTCCTGGCCAAGCGGGTTCCGCGGATGGTGCGACGGAGCCGGTTCACGCTGTCGCTGTACGTGCCGATCGTCATGCGGGTGCTGTGCCAGGCGATCGTCGTGCCGTCGCGCCGGTTTTTCTGGAAGTTCGACATTCCACGGTCGGTGCGCAAGGACGTGTTCTTCGATGCCCCGGAATCCCGTCAGGCGCTGCGGGACATGTACGGCGACGTGCGAATGCTGTGCGAGGACGTCGGTCTGATGAACCCGGTCTCGCAGTTTGTGTGGCGGATGTGCAAGATCGACGGTGAGCCGTCCCGCTACCGCGGCGAACCGCAGCGCGGCAACGTGTCCAGCCCGGCCGCGGCTGCTTAA
- a CDS encoding phthiotriol/phenolphthiotriol dimycocerosates methyltransferase: protein MVRSPSLDNVGASLVYRIGSTATYKKLFRYWYPLMTKRLNNQDDVQFLNWGYEEEPPLGLPLDDADEPNRYSIQLYHQTATQDGVDLAGKKVLECSSGHGGGASYLSRTLKPASYTGLDFNAAGVKFCNERHKVPGLSFVHGDAENLPFPDESFDAVVNVEASHIYPHFDRFLSEVKRVLRPGGHFLHVDFRNRDNFAGWESDMANSGLREVSHRVINDEVLRGLKKNSARSNEIINTRLPAFLRKFGREFAVVDGSWFYNDLERGEIDYRAYHLTKD, encoded by the coding sequence ATGGTTCGTAGCCCTTCATTGGACAACGTCGGCGCAAGTCTGGTCTACCGCATCGGTTCGACTGCGACGTACAAGAAACTCTTCCGCTACTGGTACCCCTTGATGACCAAGCGGCTCAACAACCAGGATGACGTTCAGTTCCTGAACTGGGGCTACGAGGAGGAGCCGCCCCTCGGCCTCCCCCTCGACGACGCCGACGAGCCCAACCGATACAGCATTCAGCTCTACCACCAGACCGCGACGCAGGACGGCGTCGACCTGGCCGGCAAGAAGGTCCTGGAGTGCAGCTCCGGCCACGGCGGCGGCGCCTCCTACCTGTCGCGCACGCTGAAGCCGGCCTCCTACACCGGCCTGGACTTCAACGCGGCCGGCGTCAAATTCTGCAACGAGCGGCACAAGGTGCCGGGCCTGAGCTTCGTACACGGTGACGCCGAGAACCTGCCGTTCCCGGACGAGTCATTCGACGCGGTCGTCAACGTCGAGGCGTCGCACATCTACCCGCACTTCGACCGCTTCCTCAGCGAGGTCAAGCGCGTGCTGCGGCCGGGCGGGCACTTCCTGCACGTCGACTTCCGCAACCGGGACAACTTCGCCGGCTGGGAGTCGGACATGGCCAACTCGGGCCTGCGCGAGGTGTCGCACCGGGTGATCAACGACGAGGTGCTGCGCGGCCTGAAGAAGAACTCGGCCCGCTCGAACGAGATCATCAACACCCGGCTGCCGGCGTTCCTGCGCAAGTTCGGTCGCGAGTTCGCCGTGGTCGACGGATCCTGGTTCTACAACGACCTCGAGCGTGGCGAAATCGACTACCGCGCATACCATCTCACCAAAGACTGA
- a CDS encoding cytochrome P450 — translation MSLTRRLRFRASLMKVGVDGARGVARDKATSYGYALTRRKTAPVTKFDPFSAAVMRDPFPGYQSLLTGNDVPNVWYCRKRAIWIIAGYDDVRKALRDNEELSSAQSQSRFRVSLPSMNAADPPAHTRLRKFVSRAFTARAMAAWQTNINEVADELVDTVIAQGHAEAVTELAKPLPTRLIARMLGIPPQDQPQFVAWSDDMVAGAFAPLTPHGMRLSAKSATATAAMHRSLDPLIAQRRITPGDDLISMMTPADADDVLTDDEIFWSAAMLIGAGSETTTNMLSGLLLTLAQRPELYQRLRAHPELIPAAVEEQLRMGSPVQGFYRTATRDYTVGAQTIPAGAKVLLLFAAANRDPRKYPDPDTFDLDRNPTDHLAFGGGVHYCLGVPLTRLEGARVFSQLLPRVAEIRLAGQYRYLDNPTMRGLEHLPLELIPDKSA, via the coding sequence ATGTCGCTGACGCGCAGGCTGCGATTTCGCGCCAGCCTGATGAAGGTTGGTGTCGACGGGGCACGCGGGGTGGCGCGGGATAAGGCGACCTCCTACGGCTACGCGCTGACCCGCCGAAAGACGGCGCCCGTCACCAAGTTCGACCCGTTTTCGGCGGCCGTCATGCGCGACCCCTTTCCGGGATACCAGTCGTTGCTGACCGGCAACGACGTGCCGAACGTCTGGTACTGCCGCAAGCGCGCCATTTGGATCATCGCCGGTTACGACGACGTGCGAAAGGCGTTGCGCGACAACGAGGAACTGTCGTCCGCGCAGAGCCAGAGCAGGTTCCGCGTGTCCCTGCCGTCGATGAACGCCGCCGACCCGCCGGCCCATACCCGACTGCGTAAGTTCGTCTCCCGCGCGTTCACCGCACGGGCGATGGCAGCCTGGCAGACCAACATCAACGAGGTCGCCGACGAACTCGTCGACACCGTGATCGCGCAAGGCCACGCCGAGGCGGTCACCGAGCTCGCCAAGCCGCTGCCGACGCGGCTGATCGCCCGGATGCTGGGCATCCCGCCGCAGGATCAGCCCCAGTTCGTGGCGTGGTCCGACGACATGGTCGCCGGCGCCTTCGCACCGTTGACGCCGCACGGCATGCGGCTGTCCGCGAAGTCGGCCACTGCGACCGCGGCGATGCACCGCAGCCTCGATCCGCTGATCGCGCAGCGACGGATCACTCCCGGCGACGACCTGATCTCGATGATGACGCCGGCCGACGCCGACGACGTGCTCACCGACGACGAAATCTTCTGGAGCGCCGCGATGTTGATCGGCGCCGGCAGCGAGACGACGACCAACATGCTGTCCGGCCTGCTGCTGACGCTGGCGCAGCGGCCCGAGCTGTACCAGCGGCTGCGCGCGCATCCGGAGCTGATCCCCGCCGCGGTCGAGGAGCAGCTGCGGATGGGCTCACCGGTACAGGGCTTCTACCGGACCGCAACGCGGGATTACACCGTTGGGGCACAGACGATTCCGGCCGGGGCGAAAGTGCTGCTGCTGTTCGCCGCCGCCAACCGGGACCCACGCAAATACCCCGACCCCGACACCTTCGACCTGGACCGGAATCCGACCGATCACCTGGCCTTCGGCGGCGGCGTGCACTACTGCCTCGGTGTGCCGCTGACCCGCCTGGAGGGCGCCAGGGTGTTCTCCCAGCTGCTGCCCCGCGTCGCGGAGATTCGGCTGGCCGGGCAGTACCGCTACCTCGACAACCCGACCATGCGCGGGCTGGAACACCTTCCGCTGGAACTGATCCCGGACAAAAGCGCGTAG
- a CDS encoding alpha/beta hydrolase yields the protein MLEVIEKGGTSEAHPVPLLFVHGAWHAAWCWDENFLSYFGDKGYCAVALSFRGHGESPSDKPLRACSVADYVDDIRSVAKHLPTPPVIIGHSMGGLIVQKYLEKYSAPAAVLMSSIPPRGNLGNALRWLRQRPSDFVKMTVTGKALPYINPPELARERFFSVHTPEADVRKYAARMQEDSSRIGIDGLVLRLPRPKRVSAPVLVLGADEDGAHSREEVEATARAYGTQAEFFPNMGHNMMLEPGWQNVADRIDSWLGSRGL from the coding sequence GTGCTAGAGGTGATCGAAAAGGGCGGCACCAGCGAAGCGCATCCGGTGCCGCTGCTGTTCGTCCACGGTGCCTGGCATGCCGCGTGGTGCTGGGACGAGAACTTCCTCAGCTACTTCGGCGACAAAGGGTACTGCGCCGTCGCGCTCAGCTTTCGCGGGCACGGCGAGAGCCCGAGCGACAAGCCGTTGCGCGCCTGCTCGGTCGCCGACTACGTCGACGACATCCGTTCGGTCGCCAAGCATCTGCCGACCCCGCCGGTGATCATCGGCCATTCCATGGGCGGCCTCATCGTGCAGAAATATCTGGAGAAATACAGCGCCCCCGCTGCCGTCCTGATGTCCTCCATCCCGCCCCGCGGAAACCTCGGAAATGCGTTGCGCTGGTTGCGGCAACGGCCGTCGGACTTCGTCAAGATGACGGTCACCGGTAAGGCGTTGCCCTACATCAATCCGCCGGAGCTGGCGCGGGAGCGATTCTTCTCGGTGCATACGCCGGAGGCCGACGTTCGCAAGTACGCGGCACGCATGCAGGAGGACAGCTCGCGCATCGGCATCGACGGCCTAGTGCTGCGGCTGCCGCGACCCAAGCGGGTGTCGGCGCCGGTCCTGGTGCTGGGCGCCGACGAGGACGGCGCGCACAGCCGCGAGGAGGTCGAAGCGACCGCCCGCGCCTACGGCACCCAGGCGGAGTTCTTCCCCAATATGGGGCACAACATGATGCTCGAACCCGGCTGGCAGAACGTCGCCGATCGCATCGACTCCTGGCTCGGTTCGCGCGGCCTCTGA
- a CDS encoding SDR family NAD(P)-dependent oxidoreductase has translation MGIPVPSDDRVALVTGASSGIGEAIAIELALRGHQLVLVARRADRMHALASRLSQKAHVLPADLSKSSERAALPDRVAELGLEPDILVNNAGLSVGAPIAKSLPEQQLNLVEVDVAAVVDLCSRFLPGMIERDCGAILNVSSLAGFMPVPGQAAYAAAKAFVLSYTEGLRNELRGTGVTATALCPGPVDTGFDDAAGFGVGERAAVLPGFMWKSADAVARAGLDGLAADKCLVVPGRINRIVATCSRLAPHDRLLPLLARRALAKKNP, from the coding sequence GTGGGGATTCCGGTACCGTCCGACGACCGCGTGGCTCTGGTCACCGGCGCGTCGTCCGGCATCGGTGAGGCCATCGCCATCGAGCTCGCGCTGCGGGGCCACCAGCTGGTGCTCGTCGCGCGGCGCGCCGACCGCATGCACGCGCTGGCCAGCAGGCTGAGCCAGAAGGCGCACGTGTTGCCGGCCGACCTGTCCAAGAGCTCCGAGCGCGCCGCGCTCCCGGACCGTGTCGCCGAACTGGGTCTCGAACCCGACATCCTGGTCAACAACGCCGGCCTGTCGGTGGGCGCCCCGATCGCGAAATCGCTTCCCGAGCAACAACTTAACTTGGTCGAGGTGGACGTCGCAGCCGTGGTCGACCTGTGCAGCAGGTTCCTCCCGGGAATGATCGAGCGCGACTGCGGCGCGATCCTGAACGTGTCATCGCTGGCCGGGTTCATGCCGGTGCCGGGGCAGGCCGCCTACGCCGCAGCCAAGGCGTTCGTGCTGTCGTACACCGAGGGACTGCGCAATGAGTTGCGTGGAACCGGCGTCACCGCGACGGCGCTGTGCCCAGGTCCGGTGGATACCGGATTCGACGACGCCGCCGGATTCGGCGTTGGGGAGCGGGCGGCCGTGTTGCCCGGGTTCATGTGGAAGTCGGCCGACGCCGTCGCGCGCGCCGGCCTCGACGGACTCGCCGCGGACAAGTGCCTCGTTGTCCCCGGCCGGATCAACCGGATCGTCGCCACGTGCAGTCGATTGGCGCCGCACGATCGGTTGCTACCACTGCTCGCCCGACGGGCGCTGGCAAAGAAAAACCCCTGA
- a CDS encoding PE-PPE domain-containing protein, with the protein MTGRGARWLSAGLLAGVGLLEIPSTMNPAVSFADDTALIMGYAETPTPMQSYVDQVMSLFIDPSKPLFDGQPTYDGYSPLVVTTEEGADYQQVMAAGSAQLDAAIGKALTGPDDHVVVWGYSESSAIATQELVNLGDAGKFNPDQLQFVLLEDLNNPNGGFLERFPDLAGTPFPATPASTPYDVAIYSVQYSGSSDFPQFSSNLLADENAMAGFVNLHPLLLPGYPSSFDFSSLGNAVLEPVSNPNLTTDYYLIPTQNLPLLDFGRDLGGNTFADLIQPDMRVLIDLGYDYTGNADVVTAASMGTPDFDTTAVDAYLLAGANQGIMAALVDVGVLQKSDLLDLYPYVPDVQSLFDGALSSHDPASVALATADATASANALVDALTASDNPLASTLLTFLPGFANDLAGLFGNFLPSL; encoded by the coding sequence ATGACTGGACGTGGTGCGCGCTGGCTCAGCGCCGGTCTGCTGGCCGGCGTCGGCTTGCTGGAGATTCCGTCGACGATGAACCCGGCGGTCAGTTTTGCGGATGACACCGCTCTGATCATGGGTTACGCCGAGACACCGACTCCGATGCAGTCGTATGTGGATCAAGTGATGAGCCTGTTCATCGACCCGAGCAAGCCGCTGTTCGACGGACAGCCCACCTACGACGGATATTCGCCGCTCGTGGTCACCACCGAAGAGGGCGCGGACTACCAGCAGGTCATGGCCGCGGGCTCGGCGCAGCTGGACGCGGCGATCGGCAAGGCTCTCACCGGTCCGGACGACCATGTCGTCGTTTGGGGCTACTCCGAGAGCAGCGCCATCGCGACGCAGGAATTGGTCAATCTGGGGGACGCCGGCAAGTTCAATCCGGACCAACTGCAATTCGTCCTGCTCGAGGATCTCAACAATCCCAATGGTGGCTTCCTGGAACGCTTTCCGGATTTGGCCGGCACCCCGTTTCCGGCAACGCCGGCAAGCACGCCGTACGACGTCGCCATCTATTCCGTTCAATACAGCGGCAGCTCCGACTTCCCTCAGTTCTCGTCAAACCTGCTCGCCGACGAGAACGCCATGGCCGGCTTCGTCAACCTGCACCCGTTGCTGCTCCCCGGTTATCCCTCGAGTTTCGATTTCTCGTCCCTCGGCAACGCCGTTCTGGAACCGGTATCCAACCCGAACCTCACCACCGACTACTACCTGATTCCCACCCAGAATCTGCCGCTGCTCGATTTCGGTCGCGACTTGGGCGGCAACACATTCGCCGATCTGATCCAGCCGGACATGCGGGTTCTGATCGACCTGGGTTACGACTACACGGGCAACGCGGACGTCGTCACCGCGGCGAGCATGGGCACCCCGGACTTCGACACGACCGCCGTCGACGCCTACCTGCTTGCGGGGGCCAATCAGGGCATCATGGCCGCCTTGGTCGATGTGGGTGTTCTGCAGAAATCGGACCTGTTGGATCTGTATCCGTACGTTCCGGACGTCCAGAGCTTGTTCGATGGCGCGCTGTCGTCCCACGACCCGGCCTCTGTCGCCCTGGCGACGGCAGACGCCACGGCGTCCGCCAACGCGCTCGTCGACGCCCTTACCGCATCGGACAATCCGCTGGCGTCGACTCTTTTGACATTCTTACCTGGTTTTGCCAACGATCTTGCCGGCCTATTCGGTAATTTCTTGCCATCGCTCTGA
- a CDS encoding PE-PPE domain-containing protein has product MKRRGLRWLGAGLLATTGAGLLEASSLVNPALSAADDTALLMGYAATPNPLPSYVTDIMRLFVNPNPPLFDGQPTYPGYTPEVQPVELGANYQLVLTEGVSQLDQGIRDHLMSPDDHVVVFGYSESSSIATQEMINLGQLPVGERPGDDQLSFILFENLNNPNGGFLERFPELAGIPFPATPADTPYDTAIYSIEYSGSSDFPQYPLNLLATANAMAGFLNLHTAFLPGWPTTFDPSSIAGAVELPTSVDDLNTDYFLIPTQNLPILDLLRAVPFIGKPSADLIQPAMRVLIDLGYDRSGPADLVTPADWTSMPDIDWAEVSAQMQLGWQQGMVAAMVDLGLRPQSDLPDMYPYLPDIPGLIGSTTPDAATASAVDFGDASWAAFLGDVSTWATNGLTSLFGADAVADFAALFSPDLLSSPLDFLGI; this is encoded by the coding sequence ATGAAACGACGCGGTTTGCGCTGGCTCGGCGCCGGTCTGCTGGCCACTACCGGCGCCGGACTCCTGGAGGCGTCGTCGCTGGTCAATCCGGCGCTGAGCGCAGCGGATGACACCGCGCTGCTGATGGGCTACGCCGCGACGCCCAACCCGCTGCCGTCATATGTCACAGACATCATGAGGCTGTTCGTGAACCCCAACCCGCCCCTGTTCGACGGGCAGCCGACCTACCCGGGGTATACGCCCGAAGTTCAACCAGTCGAGCTCGGCGCGAACTATCAGCTGGTGCTGACCGAGGGCGTCAGCCAGCTCGACCAGGGCATCCGTGACCACCTGATGAGTCCGGACGACCACGTGGTGGTGTTCGGGTATTCCGAGAGCAGCAGCATCGCCACCCAGGAGATGATCAACCTCGGCCAGCTGCCCGTCGGTGAACGGCCGGGTGACGACCAGCTGAGCTTCATCCTCTTCGAGAACCTGAACAATCCCAACGGCGGCTTCCTCGAGCGATTCCCGGAGTTGGCAGGCATACCGTTTCCGGCCACGCCCGCCGACACCCCGTACGACACGGCGATCTACTCGATCGAGTACAGCGGGAGCTCCGACTTTCCTCAGTACCCGCTGAATCTGCTGGCGACCGCCAACGCCATGGCCGGCTTCCTCAATCTGCACACCGCCTTCCTTCCGGGCTGGCCGACGACGTTCGATCCCTCGTCCATCGCGGGTGCCGTGGAGCTGCCGACGTCCGTCGACGACCTCAACACCGACTACTTTCTGATCCCCACCCAGAACCTGCCGATCCTGGATCTCCTGCGGGCCGTTCCCTTCATCGGAAAGCCGTCCGCCGACCTGATCCAGCCCGCCATGCGGGTCCTGATCGATCTGGGCTACGACCGGTCCGGGCCGGCCGATCTGGTCACACCCGCGGACTGGACGTCGATGCCCGACATCGACTGGGCCGAGGTGTCCGCCCAGATGCAGCTCGGCTGGCAGCAGGGGATGGTCGCCGCGATGGTCGATCTCGGGTTGCGCCCGCAGTCAGACCTGCCGGATATGTACCCATACCTGCCCGATATTCCGGGCCTGATCGGCTCGACGACGCCGGATGCGGCGACGGCGAGCGCCGTCGACTTCGGCGACGCCAGTTGGGCCGCCTTCCTCGGTGACGTAAGCACTTGGGCGACAAACGGTTTGACGTCGCTGTTTGGTGCCGACGCCGTTGCGGACTTCGCCGCGCTGTTCAGCCCCGACCTGCTGTCGAGCCCGCTGGACTTCCTGGGCATCTGA
- a CDS encoding SDR family NAD(P)-dependent oxidoreductase: MTRTPIALVTGATSGIGEATAHRLHDRGYVVYAAGRTPQALDALRSKGLQARSLDVTDESAVAELVEEIRAAHGGVDVVVNSAGYPLPCPLEQVERDDLRRLFETNVVATLHLSQLVLPGMRERGTGRIIIIGSTGGRFTSPGAGAYHTVKYGVEALSLSLGAEVAPFGVRVVLIDPTGTRTKFVQSQLDSAPASYAADDPYAEFKRRYTATTHGLAQARGLMVDADTVARLAVRTAEMRNPKPRYVVGLSGKGSVLARALLTDRMWNRVMNAGMKK; the protein is encoded by the coding sequence ATGACAAGAACGCCGATTGCCCTGGTGACCGGAGCGACGAGCGGCATCGGCGAGGCCACCGCGCATCGGCTGCACGACCGGGGCTACGTCGTGTACGCGGCCGGCCGCACCCCGCAGGCATTGGACGCGCTGCGGTCAAAAGGCTTGCAGGCCCGCTCTCTTGACGTCACCGACGAGAGTGCGGTGGCCGAACTCGTCGAAGAGATCCGCGCCGCGCACGGGGGCGTCGATGTCGTGGTGAACAGCGCCGGGTATCCACTCCCCTGCCCCCTGGAGCAGGTGGAGCGGGATGACCTTCGCAGGCTGTTCGAGACCAATGTTGTTGCGACACTGCATCTGTCACAGCTCGTCCTGCCCGGCATGCGGGAGCGCGGCACCGGTCGCATCATCATCATCGGCAGCACCGGGGGTCGATTCACCAGTCCCGGCGCAGGCGCGTACCACACCGTCAAGTACGGCGTCGAGGCGCTGTCGCTGTCGCTAGGCGCCGAGGTGGCACCGTTCGGCGTTCGGGTGGTACTCATCGACCCCACCGGAACGCGCACCAAATTCGTTCAGTCGCAACTTGATTCGGCGCCAGCGAGCTATGCCGCCGACGACCCGTACGCCGAGTTCAAGCGACGTTACACCGCGACCACCCACGGCCTGGCCCAGGCGCGTGGGCTCATGGTCGACGCCGACACCGTCGCGCGCCTCGCCGTTCGCACCGCCGAGATGCGAAACCCCAAACCCCGCTACGTCGTCGGTCTTTCCGGCAAGGGCTCGGTGCTCGCCCGCGCGTTGCTGACCGACCGCATGTGGAACCGGGTCATGAACGCCGGAATGAAGAAGTAG
- a CDS encoding nitroreductase family protein, with protein MTDTPSPYADSFRFAPATSDALDGLNMPLQDAMLTQRAVRRVYSEPVDDAVVLKCIELALRAPTGANGQNWEFIVVKDRRVIKKLAGRYRKGWKFSYGGLLSSAGDDDPSLAKVIRAAQWQVDHFTEVPVLVVACLRLTVREGRTPYSLMPHAAVSGYWGSIYPSVQNLLLAARAIGLGASLITLPLWGVTRARKILGLPRSVTPCCVVALGWPRGRYGPTTRVPVEQVAHLDTYGNRAWLKD; from the coding sequence ATGACCGACACGCCGAGCCCCTACGCCGACTCCTTCCGGTTCGCGCCGGCCACGTCCGACGCGCTCGACGGCCTCAACATGCCGCTGCAGGACGCGATGCTGACGCAGCGCGCGGTGCGCCGGGTGTACTCCGAGCCGGTCGACGACGCCGTGGTGCTCAAGTGCATCGAGTTGGCGCTGCGCGCGCCGACCGGAGCCAACGGGCAGAACTGGGAGTTCATCGTCGTCAAGGACCGCCGGGTGATCAAGAAACTGGCCGGCCGGTACCGCAAGGGCTGGAAGTTCTCCTACGGCGGGCTGCTCAGCAGCGCCGGCGACGACGATCCGTCGCTGGCCAAGGTCATCCGCGCGGCGCAGTGGCAGGTCGACCACTTCACCGAGGTACCGGTTCTGGTGGTGGCCTGTCTGCGGCTCACCGTCCGCGAAGGCCGGACGCCCTATTCGTTGATGCCCCATGCCGCGGTGTCCGGCTATTGGGGCTCTATTTATCCGAGCGTGCAAAACCTGCTATTGGCGGCCCGTGCAATAGGGCTGGGTGCCTCGTTGATCACGCTGCCGCTGTGGGGAGTGACGCGGGCGCGCAAGATTCTCGGGCTGCCTCGGTCGGTGACGCCGTGCTGCGTGGTGGCCCTCGGTTGGCCGCGCGGGCGCTACGGCCCGACGACGCGGGTGCCGGTCGAGCAGGTCGCGCACCTCGACACTTACGGCAACCGCGCCTGGCTCAAGGACTGA
- a CDS encoding DUF2505 domain-containing protein has translation MPRPFDVSVESPVSVDQVHTAFSSEDYWLARLGNMSGGTTLESLDVDDDRTVRVTITQDLGRDLLPGIVSKFYRRDIKVRSTETWAPSGDGLRGEITVAVTGAPGSGSAAATVAPTANGSVLTLNGEVEFKVPLVGGTVESFIAREFANGIPDVQDFTARWVTEHA, from the coding sequence ATGCCACGCCCCTTTGACGTATCGGTCGAATCGCCCGTCAGCGTCGACCAGGTCCACACCGCGTTCAGCAGCGAGGACTACTGGCTGGCCCGGCTGGGGAACATGAGCGGCGGCACCACGCTGGAGTCCCTGGACGTCGACGACGACCGGACCGTGCGGGTGACCATCACCCAGGACCTCGGTCGCGACCTGTTGCCCGGGATCGTCTCCAAGTTCTATCGACGCGACATCAAAGTCCGAAGCACCGAGACCTGGGCGCCCTCGGGTGACGGGTTGCGCGGGGAGATCACCGTCGCCGTCACCGGTGCGCCGGGTTCCGGCTCGGCCGCCGCCACGGTGGCGCCCACCGCGAACGGCTCGGTGCTGACCTTGAACGGCGAGGTGGAGTTCAAGGTCCCGCTGGTCGGTGGGACGGTGGAGAGCTTCATCGCGCGCGAATTCGCCAACGGCATCCCGGATGTCCAGGACTTCACCGCCCGCTGGGTCACCGAGCACGCCTGA
- a CDS encoding flavodoxin family protein gives MTDTTSSGARPPRVLLLYYSYTGQAQKVLTAAGDVFRERGCDVSEARITFTDPKYSEKFSRFPMRRVWPDMLSVLNAQKRNETGEIETPDTVRDGDYDLILIGSPTWWDNVSMPLRSFLKSDEARKLLSGKPFAVFVVCRTFWQANLEGVQELAQEAGGRYVDEIHFTYPGDNLRSMLALTSYLGTGEYRKKSLGLKLPPTNVQPDQIEQTKTFAGRLADRLLARSSALPGQEPV, from the coding sequence ATGACGGATACGACCAGTAGTGGCGCACGGCCGCCGCGGGTGCTGCTGCTGTACTACTCGTACACGGGGCAGGCGCAGAAAGTCCTCACCGCCGCGGGAGACGTGTTCCGCGAGCGCGGATGCGACGTCAGCGAAGCCAGGATCACATTCACCGACCCCAAATACTCGGAGAAGTTCTCCCGGTTTCCGATGCGTCGGGTCTGGCCCGACATGCTCAGCGTGCTGAACGCCCAGAAGCGCAACGAGACCGGCGAAATCGAAACCCCGGACACCGTCCGCGACGGCGACTACGACCTGATCCTGATCGGATCGCCGACCTGGTGGGACAACGTCAGCATGCCGCTGCGGTCCTTTCTGAAATCCGACGAGGCTCGTAAGTTGTTGTCCGGCAAACCGTTTGCGGTGTTCGTCGTGTGCCGCACGTTCTGGCAGGCGAACCTCGAAGGAGTGCAGGAGCTGGCTCAGGAGGCCGGCGGCCGCTACGTCGACGAGATCCACTTCACCTATCCCGGCGACAACCTGCGCTCGATGCTGGCGTTGACCAGCTATCTCGGCACGGGGGAGTACCGCAAGAAATCTCTGGGCCTCAAACTCCCGCCGACCAACGTTCAGCCCGACCAGATCGAGCAGACCAAGACGTTCGCCGGCCGCCTCGCGGATCGGCTGCTGGCCAGGAGCTCGGCGCTGCCCGGCCAGGAACCGGTATAG